A single genomic interval of Adhaeribacter pallidiroseus harbors:
- a CDS encoding peroxiredoxin family protein encodes MNKRLLIILLVLVGIAAWFLVRPKETALEPDTSTPVQTSAPLVAANDLPNLPLLKPDQTRISTKDLKGKTIIIFFEPDCEHCQREANEMQGHLPAFANYNVYFVSPAPMDQMQQFFMKYNLSGPNISFAQTPNSSLLQEFGPIPAPSVFIYSEKGKLVKAFKGETPMANILPLL; translated from the coding sequence ATGAACAAACGGTTATTAATTATTCTTTTAGTTTTAGTTGGCATTGCGGCTTGGTTTTTAGTGCGCCCGAAAGAAACCGCTTTAGAACCAGATACCTCTACCCCGGTGCAAACAAGTGCTCCGCTGGTGGCGGCTAATGATTTGCCTAATTTACCTTTGTTAAAACCTGACCAAACCAGAATTTCGACCAAGGATTTAAAAGGAAAAACTATAATTATTTTTTTTGAGCCGGATTGTGAACATTGTCAACGGGAGGCGAACGAGATGCAGGGCCATTTACCCGCTTTTGCGAATTATAACGTGTACTTTGTATCGCCAGCCCCCATGGATCAGATGCAGCAGTTCTTTATGAAATACAACTTATCCGGGCCAAATATTTCTTTTGCCCAAACACCCAACAGTAGTTTACTGCAAGAATTCGGACCAATTCCGGCACCTTCGGTTTTTATTTATTCCGAAAAAGGGAAACTGGTAAAAGCATTTAAAGGAGAAACGCCCATGGCCAATATTCTGCCTTTGCTCTAA
- a CDS encoding oxygenase MpaB family protein encodes MEYFVSKNSVVRKIWGSSDTILFIFAGAAAEFALNKAVDWLYFTGRLPADPLGRLFSTVAYARQIVFSDKMGAYQAIDRMAAIHAAVENNRGSKIPDWAYRDVLFMLIDYSIRAYELMYHPLTEAEKTEVCQVFLQVGQRMGLRGLPDHYPSWLLLREQYLAENLKKSNYTLDLYRQYRKHLGLFRYFLLKQGQLLIVPKRVKNQLQLGWVAFLKPVVGVYKFSRLVKLDWLLKVSILPAAYKAQIKDLDKVPAYPKNF; translated from the coding sequence ATGGAGTATTTTGTGAGCAAAAACTCGGTCGTGCGGAAGATTTGGGGCAGTAGTGATACGATCTTGTTTATTTTTGCCGGTGCTGCGGCAGAGTTTGCCTTGAACAAGGCCGTGGATTGGTTATATTTTACCGGTCGTTTACCCGCCGATCCCCTGGGCCGGCTTTTTTCGACGGTTGCCTACGCCCGCCAGATTGTATTTTCCGATAAGATGGGCGCTTACCAGGCCATTGACCGGATGGCAGCCATCCATGCTGCAGTAGAAAACAACCGGGGTTCAAAAATTCCGGATTGGGCTTACCGCGATGTTTTGTTTATGCTTATTGATTATTCCATCCGGGCTTATGAATTAATGTACCACCCGTTAACCGAAGCGGAAAAAACCGAAGTATGTCAGGTATTTTTACAAGTTGGACAAAGAATGGGCCTCCGCGGGTTACCCGATCATTACCCAAGCTGGTTACTGCTTCGGGAACAATACCTGGCCGAAAATTTAAAAAAAAGCAATTATACCCTTGATTTATACCGGCAGTACCGCAAACATCTGGGGTTATTCCGCTATTTTTTGTTAAAGCAAGGTCAACTACTAATTGTGCCCAAGCGGGTAAAAAATCAATTGCAATTGGGTTGGGTGGCTTTTCTGAAACCGGTTGTTGGAGTATACAAGTTTAGCCGACTAGTAAAATTAGATTGGCTTTTAAAAGTTAGTATATTGCCTGCCGCCTACAAAGCGCAGATTAAAGATTTAGATAAAGTGCCGGCATACCCGAAAAACTTCTGA
- a CDS encoding NAD(P)/FAD-dependent oxidoreductase, with protein sequence MKKELELVLPPEVAYDDLLLHQAIVKQAGALPEDISFIHKVKRSVDARGRQVLLRVRADVYFQSPPADILNPTFLYARVEKAPVVIIVGAGPAGLFAALRCVELGLKPVVVERGKDVRARRRDLAAINKDHTVNPDSNYCFGEGGAGTYSDGKLYTRSKKRGDVNRILQILVQHGATTDILFDAHPHIGTNKLPVIIASMRESILQAGGEILFNTRVTDFLVEQNALKGVVTHTGQELLGESVILATGHSARDIYELLAAKNIYIEAKPFAMGVRVEHQQSLIDSIQYHCENRGPYLPASSYALVHQVTYKQKQRGIFSFCMCPGGFIVPSATAPGEVVVNGMSPSRRDSRFANSGIVVAIETEDMDLKTHGPLAGLRLQQALEQKACVAAGGTQLAPAQLLKDFTQSKVSNQLLETSYLPGLSSVDMNDILPAGIAYRLREGFTYFGSKMKGYLSNEAQIIGVESRTSAPVRIPRDRETLEHLYLANLYPCGEGAGYAGGIVSAAMDGERCAEKIALKIKNKVIR encoded by the coding sequence ATGAAAAAAGAACTAGAACTGGTACTTCCACCGGAGGTTGCCTACGATGATTTGTTGTTGCACCAGGCGATCGTAAAGCAAGCCGGGGCGCTCCCCGAAGATATTTCCTTTATCCATAAAGTTAAAAGATCCGTAGATGCCCGCGGAAGACAGGTTTTGTTGCGGGTTCGGGCGGATGTATATTTCCAATCGCCTCCGGCCGACATTTTAAATCCCACGTTTTTGTATGCCCGCGTTGAAAAAGCGCCCGTGGTAATTATTGTAGGGGCCGGACCGGCCGGTTTATTTGCGGCTTTGCGCTGCGTTGAATTAGGTTTGAAACCGGTGGTAGTGGAGCGCGGCAAAGATGTGCGTGCCCGCCGTCGCGACTTAGCGGCTATTAACAAAGATCACACGGTAAATCCGGACTCTAACTATTGCTTCGGGGAAGGCGGAGCTGGTACCTATTCCGATGGTAAGTTATATACGCGCTCAAAAAAGCGGGGCGATGTAAACCGGATTCTGCAAATTCTGGTGCAGCACGGCGCCACTACCGATATTTTATTCGATGCGCATCCGCACATTGGTACCAATAAACTACCCGTTATTATCGCGAGCATGCGGGAATCAATCCTTCAGGCTGGTGGCGAGATTTTATTCAACACCCGGGTTACCGATTTTCTGGTTGAGCAAAATGCTTTGAAAGGTGTAGTAACGCATACCGGACAAGAACTGCTCGGGGAAAGTGTGATCCTGGCCACGGGACATTCTGCCCGGGATATTTACGAATTGTTGGCGGCCAAAAACATTTACATCGAAGCAAAGCCTTTTGCCATGGGCGTGCGGGTTGAGCACCAGCAATCCTTAATTGATTCAATCCAGTACCACTGCGAAAACCGGGGACCTTACTTACCGGCTTCTTCCTACGCGCTGGTCCACCAGGTTACCTATAAGCAAAAACAACGGGGTATATTTTCTTTTTGCATGTGTCCGGGCGGCTTTATAGTGCCCTCGGCTACGGCTCCCGGCGAAGTAGTAGTAAATGGTATGTCGCCGAGCCGCCGCGACTCCCGGTTTGCCAATTCCGGCATAGTAGTAGCCATTGAAACTGAGGATATGGATTTAAAAACCCACGGACCTTTGGCTGGCCTACGGCTACAGCAAGCCTTGGAGCAAAAAGCCTGCGTGGCCGCTGGTGGCACCCAACTGGCTCCGGCGCAATTATTAAAAGATTTTACCCAATCCAAAGTGTCTAACCAGCTATTAGAAACCTCCTATCTACCTGGTTTAAGCTCCGTGGATATGAACGATATATTACCCGCCGGCATTGCTTACCGCTTGCGCGAAGGTTTTACTTATTTTGGCAGCAAAATGAAAGGTTATTTAAGTAACGAGGCCCAGATTATTGGCGTGGAAAGCCGTACGTCGGCGCCGGTACGCATTCCTCGTGATCGCGAAACCTTGGAACACTTGTACCTGGCAAATTTATATCCGTGTGGTGAAGGGGCCGGTTACGCCGGTGGTATTGTATCGGCCGCTATGGATGGGGAACGATGTGCGGAGAAAATTGCTTTAAAAATTAAAAATAAAGTAATTCGTTAA
- a CDS encoding CoA-binding protein: MKKTVVLGASDNPSRFAYRAVHKLKQYGHEVVPVGIRKGDVAGIKIETEKIPVDNVDTVTLYVGPQNQPSWYDYILSLKPNRIIFNPGTENPELEKRAAEQNIDTLHHCTLVMLAVGEY, encoded by the coding sequence ATGAAAAAAACAGTTGTATTAGGCGCCTCAGATAATCCTTCGCGTTTTGCTTACCGGGCGGTGCATAAATTAAAACAATACGGGCACGAAGTAGTACCCGTGGGTATTCGAAAAGGTGATGTAGCCGGCATTAAAATCGAAACGGAAAAAATTCCGGTAGATAATGTAGATACCGTTACTTTATACGTTGGCCCCCAGAATCAACCGTCATGGTACGATTATATTTTAAGTTTAAAGCCCAACCGCATTATTTTTAATCCGGGCACGGAAAACCCGGAACTGGAAAAAAGAGCGGCCGAGCAAAACATTGATACTTTGCACCATTGTACCTTAGTAATGCTGGCCGTAGGTGAATATTAA
- a CDS encoding RNA polymerase sigma factor, which produces MTEAELIQGLNRGDAKAHKALYEKYAGLMLGICLRYLKNQMDAEEVMLTGFVKVFQHIGQFENKGSFEGWIKRIMVNEALGFLRKKEPLHLAIEKDVLHIATEANAEQDLAIEDLLRLLHELPAGYRAVFNLYAIEGYSHKEIGDLLNISEGTSKSQLSKARAMLQRRLQDQEFITL; this is translated from the coding sequence GTGACCGAAGCGGAACTTATACAGGGTTTAAACCGGGGAGATGCCAAAGCGCATAAAGCCTTGTATGAAAAATACGCTGGACTTATGTTGGGTATTTGCTTACGTTATCTTAAAAATCAGATGGATGCTGAAGAGGTCATGTTAACGGGGTTTGTGAAAGTGTTTCAGCATATCGGGCAGTTCGAGAACAAAGGTAGTTTTGAAGGTTGGATTAAAAGAATTATGGTTAACGAAGCGCTGGGCTTTTTACGGAAGAAAGAGCCTTTGCACTTAGCAATAGAAAAAGACGTGTTACATATTGCCACCGAAGCCAATGCTGAGCAGGATTTAGCTATAGAAGATTTACTACGACTATTGCACGAATTACCGGCGGGTTACCGAGCAGTTTTTAACTTGTACGCCATCGAGGGTTATTCGCATAAAGAAATTGGGGACCTTTTAAATATCTCCGAAGGAACCTCTAAATCGCAATTGAGTAAAGCGCGGGCCATGTTACAGCGCCGCTTACAAGATCAGGAATTTATTACGCTTTAA
- a CDS encoding outer membrane beta-barrel protein, translated as MKRLLIATALFWAGATTVSLANGPAPQLINPLALRDTIQIKMADGASLTLQVKNTGQLKNFQHYSLDSLMVLLDKYVQQVESMSKANSNGSAEITMTFYPAKDMNNAHAPEQVKIRMSSSNNGNRQTWQARASDVVKVEVDYEDDDTNNQEEKNVRVLINSRNDSVRRARNERKMSRRHHFFSTVDLGLNTFVNLPETKNSLFDLKPIGSRFVSLNQYITTRLGGVKSPLHLRTGLEFAFNNYMLAKNHRIADENDVTVFYNETTLSLEKSKLTASSINLPLMLELNFKDRNGKESFKIGGGGFIGYRLGSHTKIKYQSEGNTYKDKERGNYNLEDMQYGVNFVIGYKWINLFAKYNMNDLFKENRGPKMNVVSFGFRI; from the coding sequence ATGAAACGCCTACTTATAGCTACTGCCCTTTTTTGGGCCGGCGCTACGACTGTGTCCTTAGCGAACGGTCCGGCTCCCCAATTAATTAATCCCCTGGCTCTCCGGGATACCATTCAAATAAAAATGGCCGATGGAGCTTCGTTAACTTTGCAGGTAAAAAATACCGGGCAACTCAAAAACTTTCAGCACTACAGCCTGGATTCTTTAATGGTTTTGCTCGATAAATACGTACAGCAGGTGGAAAGTATGAGTAAAGCTAATTCAAATGGCTCCGCCGAGATCACCATGACTTTTTATCCGGCCAAGGATATGAATAATGCGCATGCACCGGAACAAGTTAAAATCCGGATGTCGAGCAGCAACAACGGCAACAGACAAACTTGGCAGGCGAGAGCTTCGGATGTAGTTAAAGTAGAAGTAGATTACGAGGACGATGATACTAACAACCAAGAAGAGAAAAACGTACGGGTACTGATAAATTCGCGCAATGATAGTGTCCGGAGAGCTAGAAATGAGCGAAAAATGAGCCGGCGGCACCACTTTTTCAGCACCGTGGATCTTGGCCTGAATACCTTCGTGAACTTACCCGAAACGAAAAACAGCCTTTTTGATTTAAAGCCTATTGGGTCGCGGTTTGTTAGTTTAAACCAATACATTACTACCCGTTTAGGTGGGGTTAAGAGCCCGCTGCATTTGCGGACTGGTTTGGAATTTGCCTTTAACAATTACATGCTGGCTAAAAATCACCGCATTGCGGATGAGAACGATGTTACGGTATTTTACAACGAGACAACCTTATCCCTCGAAAAAAGCAAATTAACGGCTTCTTCTATTAACCTGCCTTTAATGCTGGAACTTAATTTTAAAGATCGAAACGGCAAAGAATCTTTTAAAATCGGGGGTGGCGGCTTTATTGGTTATCGGTTGGGTTCGCATACCAAAATTAAATACCAAAGCGAAGGCAATACCTATAAAGATAAAGAACGCGGCAATTATAACCTCGAAGACATGCAGTACGGCGTTAACTTTGTGATAGGCTATAAATGGATTAACTTGTTCGCCAAATACAACATGAACGATTTATTTAAAGAAAACCGCGGTCCGAAAATGAATGTAGTAAGCTTTGGCTTCCGGATATAA
- a CDS encoding TrmH family RNA methyltransferase has translation MLSKAVLKYINSLQIKKYRHLHQAFLVEGAKSVKELLQSDFSIEKLFVTEEFLRKSTEINFNNGTYELIDEKDLVKAGTLITNNAALAIVRMKPLDFFNPEKALFTLVLDDIRDPGNLGTIIRLADWYGLRTIFCSESCADFYNPKVIAATMGSFTRVQVVYVDLPEFLKNAPSNIPVFGASLHGQNIHQLTLEPVGMLVMGNEAHGIRPEVEKHVQELIQIPRFGGAESLNVANATGIILDNFFRNK, from the coding sequence ATGTTATCGAAAGCCGTTTTAAAATATATTAATTCTTTACAAATAAAAAAATACCGCCACCTGCACCAGGCTTTTTTGGTGGAAGGGGCCAAAAGCGTAAAAGAACTGCTTCAATCAGACTTCTCCATTGAAAAACTATTCGTAACAGAAGAATTTCTCCGTAAAAGTACCGAAATAAACTTTAATAATGGGACCTACGAGTTAATCGATGAAAAAGACTTAGTGAAAGCAGGAACCTTGATAACGAATAACGCGGCATTAGCCATTGTCCGGATGAAGCCGCTGGATTTTTTTAATCCGGAAAAAGCATTATTTACCTTAGTACTGGATGATATCCGCGATCCTGGAAATTTAGGAACGATTATCCGGTTGGCCGATTGGTACGGTTTGCGCACGATTTTCTGTTCGGAAAGTTGCGCTGATTTTTACAATCCTAAAGTAATAGCGGCAACAATGGGTTCTTTCACGCGGGTGCAGGTAGTATACGTGGACTTACCAGAATTTTTAAAAAATGCACCTTCCAACATACCAGTTTTTGGCGCTTCGCTGCACGGTCAAAACATTCACCAGTTAACTTTAGAACCCGTCGGAATGCTAGTAATGGGCAACGAGGCGCATGGCATTCGGCCGGAAGTGGAAAAGCACGTTCAGGAGTTAATTCAAATACCACGTTTTGGAGGGGCAGAATCTTTGAATGTTGCTAATGCAACCGGTATTATCCTGGATAATTTTTTTCGGAATAAGTAG
- the tamL gene encoding translocation and assembly module lipoprotein TamL — MKLASYICFILGIWGLAASCVPTRHLEKQQNLLYSIKLHGVEVNDPAKISTLYKQKANRKILGTTPYLSLYYFGRKFYNPAKIQRWMEEYRIQTNAKIAAAGTDSLKISDILAKREQRLAVMTRKKEEGNWLMTVGEPPAIYDTLKTQSTLRQIKTYLNTKGFFHSSVSYTEEIKNKKVYLNILVKEDKPTKIIQLQYNSPDPVIARIVDSTQSNALLRIGQNYDEEIIDQERNRLEILLRNMGFFEFRKPFITAKVDTNYASYAAHFTYIIANNKNNQPHKQYRIRQVNFVADAGLNRFGFKRDTIWYNNVKYLAYQHKINPKVLDSKLTVYPQQRYSLESTQQTQQQLNNLDMFRFNSVNYAIIADSTHGPQLDATVNVSPTKKYQETSEAGGSYTALLPGPFANVRLKVRNILGGAEILDIGLRGGLQGQYSSLDFNESIYMKDLGGNVGLTFPQFLVPFRVKKQFSRFNPRSRLNISYTYVDRREYIRTNLETTFDYIWQPSSTLQYVFTPLDISLVKTPRLSPDFDSLLNKNTTYGQSFTNALVPSINFTRFYNNFRNDNSGQFWRLFTELGGLTTLAAEQFNGDASIDHVGDLRLYKFFRVNSDFRKYYKMSSKAFLVYRVNVGVAQPVRSVGLPYDKYFFGGGGSSIRAWRPRRLGPGAYQAQRPQRNTTTNEILRDAAGNILYEKDYDTEQPGELLIETSLEHRFNIVGYLNGALFIDAGNTWMISEDINRPDSQFEWRDFLSEFAVGIGTGLRFDFNFLIARFDFSTKVFDPSYPKGSRYVLNQFTLADIFNRNNNHTTFNLGIGYPF; from the coding sequence TTGAAGTTAGCGAGTTATATCTGTTTCATACTAGGTATTTGGGGGTTAGCCGCATCGTGCGTGCCAACCCGGCATTTAGAAAAACAACAAAATCTGTTGTACTCCATCAAACTTCACGGAGTAGAAGTAAATGATCCGGCCAAAATTAGCACCTTATATAAACAAAAAGCAAATCGAAAGATTTTAGGCACTACTCCTTACTTATCGCTTTACTATTTTGGCCGCAAGTTTTATAACCCAGCTAAAATACAGCGTTGGATGGAAGAATACCGGATACAAACCAATGCCAAAATAGCGGCTGCCGGCACTGATTCTTTAAAAATATCGGATATTCTGGCGAAGCGCGAACAGCGGTTAGCCGTAATGACTCGTAAAAAAGAAGAGGGCAATTGGCTCATGACCGTGGGGGAGCCACCCGCTATTTACGATACCCTGAAAACCCAATCTACGCTGCGGCAGATAAAAACGTACTTAAATACCAAAGGCTTTTTCCATAGTAGTGTCTCGTACACCGAAGAAATTAAAAATAAAAAGGTGTACTTAAATATTTTGGTGAAAGAAGACAAACCCACCAAAATTATCCAGCTCCAGTACAATAGCCCGGATCCGGTAATTGCCCGAATCGTGGATTCTACCCAAAGTAATGCTTTGCTCCGGATTGGTCAGAATTACGACGAAGAAATTATTGACCAGGAACGTAACCGTTTGGAGATTTTGCTGCGAAACATGGGATTTTTTGAATTTAGGAAGCCTTTTATCACGGCTAAAGTAGATACCAATTACGCCTCCTATGCCGCTCACTTTACCTACATCATTGCCAACAATAAAAACAATCAACCGCATAAACAATATCGTATTCGGCAAGTAAACTTCGTGGCCGATGCGGGTTTAAACCGCTTTGGTTTTAAAAGAGATACCATCTGGTACAATAATGTAAAATACCTTGCCTATCAGCACAAAATAAATCCCAAGGTTCTGGACAGTAAGTTAACGGTTTACCCGCAACAGCGATACAGTTTAGAATCAACGCAGCAAACTCAGCAGCAATTAAACAATTTGGATATGTTCCGATTTAATTCGGTAAACTATGCCATAATCGCCGACTCCACTCATGGTCCGCAACTAGATGCTACTGTAAATGTATCACCCACTAAAAAATATCAGGAAACTAGCGAAGCTGGTGGCAGTTACACCGCGCTTTTGCCCGGTCCTTTTGCCAATGTGCGTTTAAAAGTACGCAACATTTTAGGTGGAGCCGAAATTTTAGATATTGGTCTGCGCGGCGGTTTACAAGGCCAGTACAGCAGTTTGGATTTTAACGAGTCTATTTATATGAAAGATTTGGGAGGTAACGTAGGATTAACTTTTCCGCAGTTTTTGGTACCTTTCCGGGTTAAAAAGCAGTTTAGCCGCTTTAATCCACGTTCCCGGTTAAACATTTCGTATACGTACGTCGATCGCCGAGAATATATCCGGACGAACTTGGAGACTACTTTTGACTATATCTGGCAGCCGTCTTCCACGTTGCAGTATGTATTTACCCCTTTAGATATCAGCTTAGTTAAAACGCCCCGGTTATCGCCGGATTTTGATTCGTTGCTCAATAAAAATACTACTTACGGCCAAAGTTTTACCAATGCCTTAGTACCCAGTATTAATTTTACGCGTTTTTATAACAATTTCCGTAATGATAACTCCGGCCAATTCTGGCGATTGTTCACCGAGCTGGGCGGCTTAACTACTTTGGCCGCTGAACAATTTAACGGTGATGCCTCTATAGATCATGTAGGAGACTTGCGGTTATATAAGTTTTTCCGGGTAAATAGTGATTTCCGCAAGTACTATAAAATGTCGAGTAAAGCGTTTTTGGTTTACCGGGTAAATGTAGGAGTAGCTCAACCGGTTCGTTCGGTAGGTTTGCCATACGATAAGTATTTCTTTGGCGGAGGTGGTTCCAGTATTCGTGCGTGGCGTCCCCGTCGCTTAGGACCAGGAGCTTACCAAGCCCAGCGACCGCAACGCAATACTACTACCAACGAAATTTTGCGTGATGCAGCCGGAAATATTTTGTACGAAAAAGATTACGATACCGAACAACCCGGCGAGTTGTTAATTGAAACTAGTTTAGAACACCGTTTCAACATTGTTGGCTATTTAAACGGCGCTTTGTTTATTGATGCCGGTAATACCTGGATGATTTCGGAAGATATTAACCGCCCAGATTCTCAGTTTGAATGGCGCGACTTTTTAAGTGAATTTGCCGTGGGCATAGGTACTGGTTTACGTTTTGATTTTAATTTTTTAATCGCTCGTTTTGATTTTTCTACAAAGGTTTTTGATCCTTCCTATCCCAAAGGCAGCCGTTACGTTTTAAATCAATTTACTTTAGCCGATATTTTTAACCGCAATAACAATCATACTACATTTAACTTGGGTATTGGCTATCCTTTTTAA